The Cinclus cinclus chromosome 18, bCinCin1.1, whole genome shotgun sequence genome has a segment encoding these proteins:
- the LOC134051425 gene encoding LOW QUALITY PROTEIN: corticoliberin-like (The sequence of the model RefSeq protein was modified relative to this genomic sequence to represent the inferred CDS: inserted 1 base in 1 codon) produces the protein MEASAERREKANGSFTWLPWIPRCTPGRGIAGRSRQAAGAAFTKQLPKEPSGKVSLRRETLQSSGLSPRTCVCPGVPLCLGHTWPRENRGPPWGCPGPRLPPPCPRLSPRSAPGTDPGPAPITWLPPPLYSAGLGAARPAGGAERXRRRAASGPGVAAMRVRMISAASVLVLLFLPSETCSPLQWPRGPSRRLTLAPQLTWEPWMEAPRPPVPGTDPLPQRLCQFHGAEPTSAPRARRALQTGKRRDGKPNSLDLTFHLLREFLEMSREERLAQKALSNKLLLQSIGK, from the exons ATGGAGGCTTCAGCAGAGAGGCGAGAAAAGGCAAATGGATCCTTCACATGGCTCCCTTGGATCCCGCGATGCACCCCCgg GAGAGGGATCGCTGGGAGGAGCCGGCAAGCAGCCGGGGCTGCCTTCACCAAACAGCTGCCGAAGGAGCCGTCGGGAAAAGTTTCCCTGCGACGTGAAACGTTGcagagctcagggctgagcCCGCGCACATGTGTGTGCCCCGGTGTGCCCCTCTGCCTTGGGCACACCTGGCCCCGAGAGAATCGGGGGCCTCCGTGGGGGTGCCCAGGGCCCAG ACTCCCACCCCCGTGTCCCCGGCTCTCCCCCCGTTCAGCACCAGGGACAgatcccggccccgctcccatCACGTGGCTCCCACCGCCCCTATATAGCGCGGGGCTCGGAGCGGCGCGTCCTGCGGGAGGAGCGGAGC AGCGCCGGAGAGCG GCTTCTGGCCCCGGAGTGGCTGCGATGCGGGTCAGGATGATTTCAGCTGCCTCCGTCCTCGTCCTGCTCTTCCTGCCCTCGGAGACCTGCTCGCCCCTGCAGTGGCCCCGGGGTCCGTCCCGCAGGCTGACCCTGGCCCCCCAACTCACCTGGGAGCCCTGGATGGAAGCCCCGAGACCTCCCGTCCCCGGCACCGATCCCCTGCCCCAAAGACTGTGCCAGTTCCATGGGGCAGAGCCCACCTCCGCCCCCCGAGCCCGGCGAGCGCTGCAAACCGGCAAGAGGCGAGATGGAAAACCCAACTCATTGGATCTCACCTTCCACCTCCTGCGCGAGTTCTTGGAAATGTCCCGGGAGGAGAGACTGGCCCAAAAGGCGCTCAGCAATAAGCTCTTGCTGCAGAGTATAGGGAAATGA
- the UCKL1 gene encoding uridine-cytidine kinase-like 1 isoform X2: MSSPPAFSSVRISGCWALGPDGGSSAESLDRLYPTVGSSKPPRKRTTSQCKSEPPLLRTSKRTIYTAGRPPWYNEHGTQSKEAFVIGLGGGSASGKTTVATMIIEALDVPWVVLLSMDSFYKVLTKQQQEQAASNDFNFDHPDAFDFDLIIATLKKLKQGKSVKIPIYDFTTHSRKKEWKTLYGANVIIFEGIMAFADKELLKLLDLKIFVDTDSDIRLVRRLRRDISERGRDIEGVIKQYNKFVKPAFDQYIQPTMRLADIVVPRGSGNTVAIDLIVQHVHSQLEERELSVRAALASAHQCHPLPQTLSVLKSTPQVRGMHTIIRNKETSRDEFIFYSKRLMRLLIEHALSLLPFQSCTVQTPQGHDYEGRTYSGKQITGVSILRAGETMEPALRAVCKDVRIGTILIQTNCNTGEPELHYLRLPKDISEDHVILMDCTVSTGAAAMMAVRVLLDHDVPEDKIFLLSLLMAEMGVHSVAYAFPRVKIITTAVDKKVNDLFRIIPGIGNFGDRYFGTDAPPDWSDDEDALST, translated from the exons AGTGCAAGTCTGAGCCCCCGCTGCTGCGCACCAGCAAAAGGACCATCTACACAGCAGGCCGGCCACCCTGGTACAACGAGCACGGGACACAGTCCAAGGAGGCCTTTGTCATAG GTCTGGGAGGAGGCAGTGCCTCTGGGAAGACCACAGTGGCTACCATGATCATTGAAGCTCTTGATGTCCCGTGGGTGGTTCTGCTGTCCATGGACTCCTTCTACAAG gtGCTgaccaagcagcagcaggagcaggcagccagCAATGACTTCAACTTTGACCACCCCGACGCCTTTGACTTTGACCTCATCATTGCTACCCTGAAGAAGCTGAAGCAAGGAAAGAGTGTCAAGATCCCTATCTACGACTTCACCACCCACAGCCGGAAGAAGGAATGG AAAACCCTGTATGGTGCCAATGTGATTATCTTCGAAGGCATCATGGCATTTGCAGACAAGGAGCTCCTGAAG CTCTTGGATCTGAAGATATTTGTGGACACAGACTCAGACATTCGCTTGGTGCGCCGCCTGCGCAGGGACATCAGTGAGCGTGGCCGGGACATCGAGGGGGTCATCAAGCAGTACAACAAATTTGTCAAGCCTGCCTTTGACCAGTACATCCAGCCCACCATGCGGCTGGCAGACATCGTTGTCCCCCGAG GGAGTGGAAACACTGTGGCCATCGACCTGATTGTTCAGCATGTCCACAGCCAGCTGGAAGAG CGTGAACTCAGTGTCAG GGCTGCCCTGGCCTCTGCCCACCAGTGCCACCCTCTTCCTCAGACCCTCAGCGTGCTGAAGAGCACCCCTCAGGTGAGGGGCATGCACACCATCATCAG AAACAAGGAGACCAGCAGAGACGAGTTCATTTTCTACTCCAAGAGGTTGATGCGGTTGCTGATTGAGCATGcactctccctgctcccattccAG AGTTGCACAGTCCAGACCCCTCAGGGACACGACTATGAAGGGAGGACATACAGCGGGAAGCAA ATCACCGGGGTGTCCATCCTGCGAGCAGGAGAGACCATGGAGCCGGCGCTGCGCGCGGTGTGCAAGGACGTGCGCATCGGCACCATCCTCATCCAGACCAACTGCAACACCGGCGAGCCGGAG CTCCACTACCTGCGACTGCCAAAGGACATCAGTGAAGACCACGTCATCCTGATGGACTGCACTGTCTCCACGGGTGCTGCGGCCATGATGGCAGTGAGAGTGCTGCTG GATCATGATGTCCCAGAGGACAAAAtcttcctgctgtccctgctcatggcagagaTGGGTGTCCACTCAGTCGCCTATGCGTTCCCCCGGGTGAAGATCATCACCACGGCTGTGGACAAGAAGGTGAATGACCTCTTTCGGATAATCCCCGGCATCG GGAATTTTGGTGATCGGTACTTTGGGACGGATGCTCCTCCTGACTGGAGTGATGATGAGGATGCTCTTAGCACTTAG
- the UCKL1 gene encoding uridine-cytidine kinase-like 1 isoform X5: protein MSSPPAFSSVRISGCWALGPDGGSAESLDRLYPTVGSSKPPRKRTTSQCKSEPPLLRTSKRTIYTAGRPPWYNEHGTQSKEAFVIGLGGGSASGKTTVATMIIEALDVPWVVLLSMDSFYKVLTKQQQEQAASNDFNFDHPDAFDFDLIIATLKKLKQGKSVKIPIYDFTTHSRKKEWKTLYGANVIIFEGIMAFADKELLKLLDLKIFVDTDSDIRLVRRLRRDISERGRDIEGVIKQYNKFVKPAFDQYIQPTMRLADIVVPRGSGNTVAIDLIVQHVHSQLEERKLRWDMAALASAHQCHPLPQTLSVLKSTPQVRGMHTIIRNKETSRDEFIFYSKRLMRLLIEHALSLLPFQSCTVQTPQGHDYEGRTYSGKQITGVSILRAGETMEPALRAVCKDVRIGTILIQTNCNTGEPELHYLRLPKDISEDHVILMDCTVSTGAAAMMAVRVLLDHDVPEDKIFLLSLLMAEMGVHSVAYAFPRVKIITTAVDKKVNDLFRIIPGIGNFGDRYFGTDAPPDWSDDEDALST, encoded by the exons AGTGCAAGTCTGAGCCCCCGCTGCTGCGCACCAGCAAAAGGACCATCTACACAGCAGGCCGGCCACCCTGGTACAACGAGCACGGGACACAGTCCAAGGAGGCCTTTGTCATAG GTCTGGGAGGAGGCAGTGCCTCTGGGAAGACCACAGTGGCTACCATGATCATTGAAGCTCTTGATGTCCCGTGGGTGGTTCTGCTGTCCATGGACTCCTTCTACAAG gtGCTgaccaagcagcagcaggagcaggcagccagCAATGACTTCAACTTTGACCACCCCGACGCCTTTGACTTTGACCTCATCATTGCTACCCTGAAGAAGCTGAAGCAAGGAAAGAGTGTCAAGATCCCTATCTACGACTTCACCACCCACAGCCGGAAGAAGGAATGG AAAACCCTGTATGGTGCCAATGTGATTATCTTCGAAGGCATCATGGCATTTGCAGACAAGGAGCTCCTGAAG CTCTTGGATCTGAAGATATTTGTGGACACAGACTCAGACATTCGCTTGGTGCGCCGCCTGCGCAGGGACATCAGTGAGCGTGGCCGGGACATCGAGGGGGTCATCAAGCAGTACAACAAATTTGTCAAGCCTGCCTTTGACCAGTACATCCAGCCCACCATGCGGCTGGCAGACATCGTTGTCCCCCGAG GGAGTGGAAACACTGTGGCCATCGACCTGATTGTTCAGCATGTCCACAGCCAGCTGGAAGAG AGGAAGCTGCGCTGGGATAT GGCTGCCCTGGCCTCTGCCCACCAGTGCCACCCTCTTCCTCAGACCCTCAGCGTGCTGAAGAGCACCCCTCAGGTGAGGGGCATGCACACCATCATCAG AAACAAGGAGACCAGCAGAGACGAGTTCATTTTCTACTCCAAGAGGTTGATGCGGTTGCTGATTGAGCATGcactctccctgctcccattccAG AGTTGCACAGTCCAGACCCCTCAGGGACACGACTATGAAGGGAGGACATACAGCGGGAAGCAA ATCACCGGGGTGTCCATCCTGCGAGCAGGAGAGACCATGGAGCCGGCGCTGCGCGCGGTGTGCAAGGACGTGCGCATCGGCACCATCCTCATCCAGACCAACTGCAACACCGGCGAGCCGGAG CTCCACTACCTGCGACTGCCAAAGGACATCAGTGAAGACCACGTCATCCTGATGGACTGCACTGTCTCCACGGGTGCTGCGGCCATGATGGCAGTGAGAGTGCTGCTG GATCATGATGTCCCAGAGGACAAAAtcttcctgctgtccctgctcatggcagagaTGGGTGTCCACTCAGTCGCCTATGCGTTCCCCCGGGTGAAGATCATCACCACGGCTGTGGACAAGAAGGTGAATGACCTCTTTCGGATAATCCCCGGCATCG GGAATTTTGGTGATCGGTACTTTGGGACGGATGCTCCTCCTGACTGGAGTGATGATGAGGATGCTCTTAGCACTTAG
- the UCKL1 gene encoding uridine-cytidine kinase-like 1 isoform X4, producing MSSPPAFSSVRISGCWALGPDGGSSSAESLDRLYPTVGSSKPPRKRTTSQCKSEPPLLRTSKRTIYTAGRPPWYNEHGTQSKEAFVIGLGGGSASGKTTVATMIIEALDVPWVVLLSMDSFYKVLTKQQQEQAASNDFNFDHPDAFDFDLIIATLKKLKQGKSVKIPIYDFTTHSRKKEWKTLYGANVIIFEGIMAFADKELLKLLDLKIFVDTDSDIRLVRRLRRDISERGRDIEGVIKQYNKFVKPAFDQYIQPTMRLADIVVPRGSGNTVAIDLIVQHVHSQLEERKLRWDMAALASAHQCHPLPQTLSVLKSTPQVRGMHTIIRNKETSRDEFIFYSKRLMRLLIEHALSLLPFQSCTVQTPQGHDYEGRTYSGKQITGVSILRAGETMEPALRAVCKDVRIGTILIQTNCNTGEPELHYLRLPKDISEDHVILMDCTVSTGAAAMMAVRVLLDHDVPEDKIFLLSLLMAEMGVHSVAYAFPRVKIITTAVDKKVNDLFRIIPGIGNFGDRYFGTDAPPDWSDDEDALST from the exons AGTGCAAGTCTGAGCCCCCGCTGCTGCGCACCAGCAAAAGGACCATCTACACAGCAGGCCGGCCACCCTGGTACAACGAGCACGGGACACAGTCCAAGGAGGCCTTTGTCATAG GTCTGGGAGGAGGCAGTGCCTCTGGGAAGACCACAGTGGCTACCATGATCATTGAAGCTCTTGATGTCCCGTGGGTGGTTCTGCTGTCCATGGACTCCTTCTACAAG gtGCTgaccaagcagcagcaggagcaggcagccagCAATGACTTCAACTTTGACCACCCCGACGCCTTTGACTTTGACCTCATCATTGCTACCCTGAAGAAGCTGAAGCAAGGAAAGAGTGTCAAGATCCCTATCTACGACTTCACCACCCACAGCCGGAAGAAGGAATGG AAAACCCTGTATGGTGCCAATGTGATTATCTTCGAAGGCATCATGGCATTTGCAGACAAGGAGCTCCTGAAG CTCTTGGATCTGAAGATATTTGTGGACACAGACTCAGACATTCGCTTGGTGCGCCGCCTGCGCAGGGACATCAGTGAGCGTGGCCGGGACATCGAGGGGGTCATCAAGCAGTACAACAAATTTGTCAAGCCTGCCTTTGACCAGTACATCCAGCCCACCATGCGGCTGGCAGACATCGTTGTCCCCCGAG GGAGTGGAAACACTGTGGCCATCGACCTGATTGTTCAGCATGTCCACAGCCAGCTGGAAGAG AGGAAGCTGCGCTGGGATAT GGCTGCCCTGGCCTCTGCCCACCAGTGCCACCCTCTTCCTCAGACCCTCAGCGTGCTGAAGAGCACCCCTCAGGTGAGGGGCATGCACACCATCATCAG AAACAAGGAGACCAGCAGAGACGAGTTCATTTTCTACTCCAAGAGGTTGATGCGGTTGCTGATTGAGCATGcactctccctgctcccattccAG AGTTGCACAGTCCAGACCCCTCAGGGACACGACTATGAAGGGAGGACATACAGCGGGAAGCAA ATCACCGGGGTGTCCATCCTGCGAGCAGGAGAGACCATGGAGCCGGCGCTGCGCGCGGTGTGCAAGGACGTGCGCATCGGCACCATCCTCATCCAGACCAACTGCAACACCGGCGAGCCGGAG CTCCACTACCTGCGACTGCCAAAGGACATCAGTGAAGACCACGTCATCCTGATGGACTGCACTGTCTCCACGGGTGCTGCGGCCATGATGGCAGTGAGAGTGCTGCTG GATCATGATGTCCCAGAGGACAAAAtcttcctgctgtccctgctcatggcagagaTGGGTGTCCACTCAGTCGCCTATGCGTTCCCCCGGGTGAAGATCATCACCACGGCTGTGGACAAGAAGGTGAATGACCTCTTTCGGATAATCCCCGGCATCG GGAATTTTGGTGATCGGTACTTTGGGACGGATGCTCCTCCTGACTGGAGTGATGATGAGGATGCTCTTAGCACTTAG
- the UCKL1 gene encoding uridine-cytidine kinase-like 1 isoform X3, protein MSSPPAFSSVRISGCWALGPDGGSAESLDRLYPTVGSSKPPRKRTTSQCKSEPPLLRTSKRTIYTAGRPPWYNEHGTQSKEAFVIGLGGGSASGKTTVATMIIEALDVPWVVLLSMDSFYKVLTKQQQEQAASNDFNFDHPDAFDFDLIIATLKKLKQGKSVKIPIYDFTTHSRKKEWKTLYGANVIIFEGIMAFADKELLKLLDLKIFVDTDSDIRLVRRLRRDISERGRDIEGVIKQYNKFVKPAFDQYIQPTMRLADIVVPRGSGNTVAIDLIVQHVHSQLEERELSVRAALASAHQCHPLPQTLSVLKSTPQVRGMHTIIRNKETSRDEFIFYSKRLMRLLIEHALSLLPFQSCTVQTPQGHDYEGRTYSGKQITGVSILRAGETMEPALRAVCKDVRIGTILIQTNCNTGEPELHYLRLPKDISEDHVILMDCTVSTGAAAMMAVRVLLDHDVPEDKIFLLSLLMAEMGVHSVAYAFPRVKIITTAVDKKVNDLFRIIPGIGNFGDRYFGTDAPPDWSDDEDALST, encoded by the exons AGTGCAAGTCTGAGCCCCCGCTGCTGCGCACCAGCAAAAGGACCATCTACACAGCAGGCCGGCCACCCTGGTACAACGAGCACGGGACACAGTCCAAGGAGGCCTTTGTCATAG GTCTGGGAGGAGGCAGTGCCTCTGGGAAGACCACAGTGGCTACCATGATCATTGAAGCTCTTGATGTCCCGTGGGTGGTTCTGCTGTCCATGGACTCCTTCTACAAG gtGCTgaccaagcagcagcaggagcaggcagccagCAATGACTTCAACTTTGACCACCCCGACGCCTTTGACTTTGACCTCATCATTGCTACCCTGAAGAAGCTGAAGCAAGGAAAGAGTGTCAAGATCCCTATCTACGACTTCACCACCCACAGCCGGAAGAAGGAATGG AAAACCCTGTATGGTGCCAATGTGATTATCTTCGAAGGCATCATGGCATTTGCAGACAAGGAGCTCCTGAAG CTCTTGGATCTGAAGATATTTGTGGACACAGACTCAGACATTCGCTTGGTGCGCCGCCTGCGCAGGGACATCAGTGAGCGTGGCCGGGACATCGAGGGGGTCATCAAGCAGTACAACAAATTTGTCAAGCCTGCCTTTGACCAGTACATCCAGCCCACCATGCGGCTGGCAGACATCGTTGTCCCCCGAG GGAGTGGAAACACTGTGGCCATCGACCTGATTGTTCAGCATGTCCACAGCCAGCTGGAAGAG CGTGAACTCAGTGTCAG GGCTGCCCTGGCCTCTGCCCACCAGTGCCACCCTCTTCCTCAGACCCTCAGCGTGCTGAAGAGCACCCCTCAGGTGAGGGGCATGCACACCATCATCAG AAACAAGGAGACCAGCAGAGACGAGTTCATTTTCTACTCCAAGAGGTTGATGCGGTTGCTGATTGAGCATGcactctccctgctcccattccAG AGTTGCACAGTCCAGACCCCTCAGGGACACGACTATGAAGGGAGGACATACAGCGGGAAGCAA ATCACCGGGGTGTCCATCCTGCGAGCAGGAGAGACCATGGAGCCGGCGCTGCGCGCGGTGTGCAAGGACGTGCGCATCGGCACCATCCTCATCCAGACCAACTGCAACACCGGCGAGCCGGAG CTCCACTACCTGCGACTGCCAAAGGACATCAGTGAAGACCACGTCATCCTGATGGACTGCACTGTCTCCACGGGTGCTGCGGCCATGATGGCAGTGAGAGTGCTGCTG GATCATGATGTCCCAGAGGACAAAAtcttcctgctgtccctgctcatggcagagaTGGGTGTCCACTCAGTCGCCTATGCGTTCCCCCGGGTGAAGATCATCACCACGGCTGTGGACAAGAAGGTGAATGACCTCTTTCGGATAATCCCCGGCATCG GGAATTTTGGTGATCGGTACTTTGGGACGGATGCTCCTCCTGACTGGAGTGATGATGAGGATGCTCTTAGCACTTAG
- the UCKL1 gene encoding uridine-cytidine kinase-like 1 isoform X1: MSSPPAFSSVRISGCWALGPDGGSSSAESLDRLYPTVGSSKPPRKRTTSQCKSEPPLLRTSKRTIYTAGRPPWYNEHGTQSKEAFVIGLGGGSASGKTTVATMIIEALDVPWVVLLSMDSFYKVLTKQQQEQAASNDFNFDHPDAFDFDLIIATLKKLKQGKSVKIPIYDFTTHSRKKEWKTLYGANVIIFEGIMAFADKELLKLLDLKIFVDTDSDIRLVRRLRRDISERGRDIEGVIKQYNKFVKPAFDQYIQPTMRLADIVVPRGSGNTVAIDLIVQHVHSQLEERELSVRAALASAHQCHPLPQTLSVLKSTPQVRGMHTIIRNKETSRDEFIFYSKRLMRLLIEHALSLLPFQSCTVQTPQGHDYEGRTYSGKQITGVSILRAGETMEPALRAVCKDVRIGTILIQTNCNTGEPELHYLRLPKDISEDHVILMDCTVSTGAAAMMAVRVLLDHDVPEDKIFLLSLLMAEMGVHSVAYAFPRVKIITTAVDKKVNDLFRIIPGIGNFGDRYFGTDAPPDWSDDEDALST; the protein is encoded by the exons AGTGCAAGTCTGAGCCCCCGCTGCTGCGCACCAGCAAAAGGACCATCTACACAGCAGGCCGGCCACCCTGGTACAACGAGCACGGGACACAGTCCAAGGAGGCCTTTGTCATAG GTCTGGGAGGAGGCAGTGCCTCTGGGAAGACCACAGTGGCTACCATGATCATTGAAGCTCTTGATGTCCCGTGGGTGGTTCTGCTGTCCATGGACTCCTTCTACAAG gtGCTgaccaagcagcagcaggagcaggcagccagCAATGACTTCAACTTTGACCACCCCGACGCCTTTGACTTTGACCTCATCATTGCTACCCTGAAGAAGCTGAAGCAAGGAAAGAGTGTCAAGATCCCTATCTACGACTTCACCACCCACAGCCGGAAGAAGGAATGG AAAACCCTGTATGGTGCCAATGTGATTATCTTCGAAGGCATCATGGCATTTGCAGACAAGGAGCTCCTGAAG CTCTTGGATCTGAAGATATTTGTGGACACAGACTCAGACATTCGCTTGGTGCGCCGCCTGCGCAGGGACATCAGTGAGCGTGGCCGGGACATCGAGGGGGTCATCAAGCAGTACAACAAATTTGTCAAGCCTGCCTTTGACCAGTACATCCAGCCCACCATGCGGCTGGCAGACATCGTTGTCCCCCGAG GGAGTGGAAACACTGTGGCCATCGACCTGATTGTTCAGCATGTCCACAGCCAGCTGGAAGAG CGTGAACTCAGTGTCAG GGCTGCCCTGGCCTCTGCCCACCAGTGCCACCCTCTTCCTCAGACCCTCAGCGTGCTGAAGAGCACCCCTCAGGTGAGGGGCATGCACACCATCATCAG AAACAAGGAGACCAGCAGAGACGAGTTCATTTTCTACTCCAAGAGGTTGATGCGGTTGCTGATTGAGCATGcactctccctgctcccattccAG AGTTGCACAGTCCAGACCCCTCAGGGACACGACTATGAAGGGAGGACATACAGCGGGAAGCAA ATCACCGGGGTGTCCATCCTGCGAGCAGGAGAGACCATGGAGCCGGCGCTGCGCGCGGTGTGCAAGGACGTGCGCATCGGCACCATCCTCATCCAGACCAACTGCAACACCGGCGAGCCGGAG CTCCACTACCTGCGACTGCCAAAGGACATCAGTGAAGACCACGTCATCCTGATGGACTGCACTGTCTCCACGGGTGCTGCGGCCATGATGGCAGTGAGAGTGCTGCTG GATCATGATGTCCCAGAGGACAAAAtcttcctgctgtccctgctcatggcagagaTGGGTGTCCACTCAGTCGCCTATGCGTTCCCCCGGGTGAAGATCATCACCACGGCTGTGGACAAGAAGGTGAATGACCTCTTTCGGATAATCCCCGGCATCG GGAATTTTGGTGATCGGTACTTTGGGACGGATGCTCCTCCTGACTGGAGTGATGATGAGGATGCTCTTAGCACTTAG